A single Pan troglodytes isolate AG18354 chromosome 19, NHGRI_mPanTro3-v2.0_pri, whole genome shotgun sequence DNA region contains:
- the TLCD1 gene encoding TLC domain-containing protein 1 isoform X2, with the protein MGYSAVPKCPPRGRGRDSVWQTPDMLVEIETAWSLSGYLLVCFSAGYFIHDTVDIVTSGQTRASWEYLVHHVMAMGAFFSGIFWSSFVGGGVLTLLVEVSNIFLTIRMMMKISNAQDHLLYRVNKYVNLVMYFLFRLAPQAYLTHFFLRYVNQRTLGTFLLGILLMLDVMIIIYFSRLLRSDFCPEHVPKKQHKDKFLTE; encoded by the exons ATGGGTTACTCAGCAGTTCCCAAGTGCCCACCTCGCGGGCGCGGGAGGGACAG TGTATGGCAGACTCCTGACATGTTAGTGGAGATTGAGACGGCGTGGTCACTTTCTGGCTATTTGCTCGTTTGCTTCTCTGCGG GGTATTTCATCCACGATACGGTGGACATCGTGACTAGCGGACAGACGCGAGCCTCTTGGGAATACCTTGTCCATCACGTCATG GCCATGGGTGCCTTCTTCTCCGGCATCTTTTGGAGCAGCTTTGTCGGTGGGGGTGTCTTAACACTACTGGTGGAAGTCAGCAACATCTTCCTCACCATTCGCATGATGATGAAAATCAGTAATGCCCAGGATCATCTCCTCTACCGGGTTAACAAGTATGTGAACCTGGTCATGTACTTTCTCTTCCGCCTGGCCCCTCAGGCCTACCTCACCCATTTCTTCTTGCGTTATGTGAACCAGAGGACCCTGGGCACCTTCCTGCTGGGTATCCTGCTCATGCTGGACGTGATGATCATAATCTACTTTTCCCGCCTCCTCCGCTCTGACTTCTGCCCTGAGCATGTCCCCAAGAAGCAACACAAAGACAAGTTCTTGACTGAGTGA
- the TLCD1 gene encoding TLC domain-containing protein 1 isoform X1 codes for MPRLLHPALPLLLGATLTFRALRRALCRLPLPVHVRADPLRTWRWHNLLVSFAHSIVSGIWALLCVWQTPDMLVEIETAWSLSGYLLVCFSAGYFIHDTVDIVTSGQTRASWEYLVHHVMAMGAFFSGIFWSSFVGGGVLTLLVEVSNIFLTIRMMMKISNAQDHLLYRVNKYVNLVMYFLFRLAPQAYLTHFFLRYVNQRTLGTFLLGILLMLDVMIIIYFSRLLRSDFCPEHVPKKQHKDKFLTE; via the exons ATGCCCCGACTGCTGCACCCCGCCCTGCCGCTGCTCCTGGGCGCCACGCTGACCTTCCGGGCGCTCCGGCGCGCGCTCTGTCGCCTGCCCCTACCCGTGCACGTGCGCGCCGACCCCCTGCGCACCTGGCGCTGGCACAACCTGCTCGTCTCCTTCGCTCACTCCATTGTGTCGGGGATCTGGGCACTGCTGTG TGTATGGCAGACTCCTGACATGTTAGTGGAGATTGAGACGGCGTGGTCACTTTCTGGCTATTTGCTCGTTTGCTTCTCTGCGG GGTATTTCATCCACGATACGGTGGACATCGTGACTAGCGGACAGACGCGAGCCTCTTGGGAATACCTTGTCCATCACGTCATG GCCATGGGTGCCTTCTTCTCCGGCATCTTTTGGAGCAGCTTTGTCGGTGGGGGTGTCTTAACACTACTGGTGGAAGTCAGCAACATCTTCCTCACCATTCGCATGATGATGAAAATCAGTAATGCCCAGGATCATCTCCTCTACCGGGTTAACAAGTATGTGAACCTGGTCATGTACTTTCTCTTCCGCCTGGCCCCTCAGGCCTACCTCACCCATTTCTTCTTGCGTTATGTGAACCAGAGGACCCTGGGCACCTTCCTGCTGGGTATCCTGCTCATGCTGGACGTGATGATCATAATCTACTTTTCCCGCCTCCTCCGCTCTGACTTCTGCCCTGAGCATGTCCCCAAGAAGCAACACAAAGACAAGTTCTTGACTGAGTGA
- the RPL23A gene encoding large ribosomal subunit protein uL23, with protein MAPKAKKEAPAPPKAEAKAKALKAKKAVLKGVHSHKKKKIRTSPTFRRPKTLRLRRQPKYPRKSAPRRNKLDHYAIIKFPLTTESAMKKIEDNNTLVFIVDVKANKHQIKQAVKKLYDIDVAKVNTLIRPDGEKKAYVRLAPDYDALDVANKIGII; from the exons ATGGCGCCGAAAGCGAAGAAGGAAG CTCCTGCCCCTCCTAAAGCTGAAGCCAAAGCGAAGGCTTTAAAGGCCAAGAAGGCAGTGTTGAAAGGTGTCCACAGCCACAAAAAGAAGAAGATCCGCACGTCACCCACCTTCCGGCGGCCGAAGACACTGCGACTCCGGAGACAGCCCAAATATCCTCGGAAGAGCGCTCCCAGGAGAAACAA GCTTGACCACTATGCTATCATCAAGTTTCCGCTGACCACTGAGTCTGCCATGAAGAAGATAGAAGACAACAACACACTTGTGTTCATTGTGGATGTTAAAGCCAACAAGCACCAGATTAAACAGGCTGTGAAGAAGCTGTATGACATTGATGTGGCCAAGGTCAACACCCTGATTCG GCCtgatggagagaagaaggcataTGTTCGACTGGCTCCTGATTACGATGCTTTGGATGTTGCCAACAAA attgggATCATCTAA